One Sinobacterium norvegicum genomic window carries:
- the argC gene encoding N-acetyl-gamma-glutamyl-phosphate reductase, translating to MIRVGIVGGTGYTGVELLRLLAAHPEVEVAVITSRAEKGVRVDELYPSLRGHYGIEFTTPDAQQLAECDVVFFATPHGVAQAMMAELLAFDTRVIDLSADFRIKDIELWEQWYNQPHGCPELVAEAVYGLPEVNREAIKSARLVACAGCYPTSVQLGLIPLLEQGLVDPSRLIANAASGVSGAGRGASVANLFAETSDSFKAYAAPGHRHLPEIKQGLTEAAGEPVGLTFVPHLLPMTRGIHATLYSELTVENVDLQGLFEERYRDEPFVDVLPAGSHPQTRSVKGTNTCSIAVHQPQGGNTAVVLSAIDNLCKGASGQAVQCLNIMFGFDEKTGLNNIAVAP from the coding sequence GTGATTAGGGTTGGAATCGTGGGTGGGACGGGCTACACCGGTGTTGAATTGCTGCGTTTATTGGCGGCGCACCCTGAGGTTGAGGTCGCTGTTATTACGTCGCGCGCCGAAAAAGGTGTTCGTGTCGATGAACTCTATCCCAGCTTGCGCGGTCACTATGGCATTGAATTTACTACCCCTGATGCACAGCAGTTAGCAGAGTGCGACGTGGTCTTCTTCGCCACACCCCACGGTGTTGCTCAGGCAATGATGGCTGAACTCCTTGCCTTTGATACGCGGGTGATTGACTTGTCGGCCGATTTTCGGATCAAGGATATCGAGTTGTGGGAACAGTGGTATAACCAGCCACATGGCTGCCCTGAACTGGTCGCGGAGGCGGTTTATGGCTTACCTGAGGTGAATCGTGAGGCTATCAAGAGTGCTCGTTTGGTTGCCTGCGCCGGCTGTTACCCTACTTCTGTCCAATTGGGTTTGATTCCGCTGTTAGAGCAGGGCTTGGTTGATCCAAGTCGGTTGATTGCCAACGCTGCCTCCGGTGTTAGCGGCGCCGGCCGCGGCGCCAGCGTGGCGAATTTATTCGCCGAAACCAGCGATAGCTTTAAGGCCTACGCCGCCCCCGGCCATCGCCATTTGCCCGAAATAAAACAGGGGCTAACAGAGGCGGCGGGAGAGCCGGTTGGCCTGACATTTGTGCCCCATCTACTCCCTATGACGCGCGGTATACATGCCACACTATATAGCGAGTTAACGGTAGAGAATGTTGATTTACAAGGGTTGTTTGAAGAGCGCTACCGCGACGAGCCCTTTGTCGATGTGCTGCCTGCCGGCAGTCATCCGCAGACACGGTCTGTCAAGGGTACCAATACCTGTAGCATTGCTGTTCATCAGCCTCAGGGCGGTAACACAGCGGTTGTCCTGTCGGCAATTGATAACCTCTGCAAGGGAGCTTCTGGCCAAGCTGTGCAATGCCTCAACATTATGTTTGGCTTTGATGAGAAAACAGGCCTTAACAACATTGCAGTAGCACCTTAA
- a CDS encoding anhydro-N-acetylmuramic acid kinase, with the protein MRTTPVADLYIGLMSGTSLDCIDAVIIQIDQGCIKLLNSISHPLDAPLRRNIEQLMQPGDNEIELMGRVDRSFSYCQAAAIKKLLIESEIDSSDICAIGSHGQTIRHRPNSQTTLRQHAFTLQIGCPSTLAFETGITTVADFRRKDIAAGGQGAPLAPMFHRRMLGTNGDGAAICNIGGISNPTIITDKTILGFDSGPGNTLMDAWIEQCLGHRYDQNGDWANTGIVIDQLLKQMLAEDYFQQSAPKSTGRELFNRPWLQSQLDLCAKNYRPEDVQRTLLELTAQSISDSLKPYKKKIKSLYLCGGGAHNTLLKQRLTEINPIFHVATTAELGIDPDWVEACAFGWLAHQTINHRTANACSITGASRETILGGIYYS; encoded by the coding sequence ATGAGAACAACACCGGTGGCTGACCTCTATATTGGCCTGATGTCTGGCACCAGCCTCGATTGCATCGATGCTGTTATCATCCAAATTGATCAGGGCTGCATCAAATTGCTTAACAGCATTAGCCACCCTCTGGACGCCCCATTACGCAGGAATATTGAGCAGTTGATGCAACCCGGCGACAATGAGATTGAGTTGATGGGCAGGGTCGATAGAAGCTTTTCCTATTGCCAGGCTGCCGCCATTAAAAAGCTACTGATCGAAAGCGAGATTGATTCCAGCGATATCTGCGCCATAGGCAGTCATGGGCAAACTATTCGGCATCGCCCCAACAGCCAAACAACACTCCGCCAGCATGCATTCACCTTGCAAATCGGCTGCCCCAGCACCTTGGCCTTCGAAACCGGCATTACCACTGTGGCAGACTTTCGTCGCAAAGATATTGCTGCCGGTGGCCAGGGCGCACCACTGGCACCGATGTTTCACCGCAGAATGCTCGGAACAAACGGTGACGGCGCCGCCATCTGCAACATTGGCGGCATCAGCAACCCTACCATCATTACAGATAAGACGATTCTTGGCTTCGATAGCGGACCCGGGAATACGCTGATGGACGCGTGGATTGAACAGTGCCTTGGACACCGTTATGACCAAAACGGCGATTGGGCCAATACCGGCATAGTCATTGATCAACTACTGAAGCAAATGCTGGCTGAGGATTACTTCCAGCAGTCCGCCCCCAAGAGCACCGGCCGCGAATTGTTCAACCGGCCCTGGCTGCAATCGCAGCTTGATCTGTGCGCCAAAAACTACCGACCAGAAGACGTTCAGCGAACCCTGCTCGAGCTGACCGCCCAGTCGATAAGCGACTCATTAAAACCGTATAAAAAGAAAATCAAAAGCCTCTATCTTTGCGGCGGCGGCGCGCATAACACACTGTTAAAACAGAGGCTTACAGAAATAAACCCGATTTTTCATGTCGCCACAACGGCAGAGCTGGGTATTGACCCCGATTGGGTTGAGGCCTGCGCCTTCGGCTGGTTGGCCCATCAGACTATCAACCACAGAACAGCTAATGCTTGTAGCATAACTGGGGCCAGCAGAGAAACAATACTCGGCGGAATTTACTACAGTTGA
- the erpA gene encoding iron-sulfur cluster insertion protein ErpA, giving the protein MSTVEQFEMSDAMLISDAAAGKVKALVEDEGNTDLKLRVFVTGGGCSGFQYGFTFDELQAEDDTCVSKDGISMLIDALSFQYLAGSQVDYTEGLEGSKFIVTNPNASATCGCGSSFSV; this is encoded by the coding sequence ATGTCCACCGTAGAGCAATTTGAAATGTCCGACGCGATGCTAATCAGTGATGCTGCAGCCGGTAAGGTGAAAGCACTGGTTGAAGACGAGGGCAATACTGATCTAAAACTCCGTGTTTTTGTCACCGGTGGCGGCTGCTCTGGCTTCCAGTATGGCTTTACCTTTGATGAGCTCCAGGCCGAAGACGATACCTGTGTCAGTAAAGACGGTATATCGATGCTTATCGATGCGCTGAGTTTTCAATACCTTGCAGGCTCGCAAGTGGATTATACCGAGGGCCTGGAAGGTTCTAAGTTTATTGTTACCAATCCCAATGCCTCGGCAACCTGTGGTTGCGGCTCTTCTTTCTCGGTGTAA
- a CDS encoding chloride channel protein: MFKLPAVNLSSILPARSTHRLLANERALIPYAVLGIITGLATGLIIVLFRSAIEWSSALWLLDSSNVDFSEFTNFRLFLIPAIGALIIGLMMHRLPTEHRASGLSYIVARLHNYNCHIPLKNTLTQFFLGSLALITGQSGGREGPAVHLGAASGVGVGRSLNLPDNSLRILIGCGTAAAIAASFNTPIAGVIFAMEVVIMDYTIAGFSPVILSAVAGTVVSRFFFGAEQFIETPDISVINLFELSWIILLGLTIATASSLFLLIQKYTATLNYLPIWLRFFVAGCFTGGCALLVPEILGISYDSLNNAINGHLVWQSLVMIALFKLATAAVTTAVGMPVGIIGPSLVIGGCIGSLFGLAVEALYPGEHAIELYAILGMGAMMAALLNAPLAALMALLELTFNAHILFPAMLVIVIANICHREIFKQPSAPYNALNQHGVVLRRDPISKSLARVGVSAYMSESIIVLDKSISCARFNQVITDYQYIIFDDSHVLSTAALQPVVADNGLCINLDRLHQRQKASQLDDRASLLRARDGMTQSTTNATVIISEGLAIGVLTLAHIETFLLTPPSQDYR, translated from the coding sequence GTGTTCAAACTGCCCGCCGTCAATTTATCATCGATTCTACCTGCTCGATCAACCCATCGACTGCTGGCCAACGAACGGGCGCTGATCCCCTATGCCGTACTCGGCATTATCACCGGCCTTGCCACCGGCCTCATCATCGTACTTTTTCGTTCCGCTATTGAATGGTCCTCGGCACTTTGGTTACTCGACAGCAGCAATGTCGACTTCTCTGAATTCACTAATTTTAGACTGTTTTTAATTCCTGCCATCGGCGCTCTAATCATCGGGCTGATGATGCACCGACTACCAACAGAACACCGCGCCTCTGGGCTGAGCTATATTGTTGCCCGGCTGCATAACTACAACTGCCATATCCCGTTGAAAAACACCCTGACCCAGTTCTTTCTCGGTAGCCTGGCCTTGATCACCGGGCAGTCAGGTGGCCGCGAAGGCCCTGCGGTCCATCTTGGCGCTGCCAGCGGTGTTGGGGTCGGTCGCAGCCTTAACCTACCAGACAATAGCCTGCGAATTCTGATTGGTTGCGGCACCGCCGCAGCCATCGCGGCGTCGTTCAACACTCCGATAGCTGGTGTCATCTTTGCGATGGAGGTCGTCATCATGGATTACACCATCGCCGGCTTTAGTCCGGTCATTCTCTCAGCTGTTGCCGGTACCGTTGTCAGCCGTTTCTTCTTTGGTGCAGAGCAGTTCATTGAAACCCCTGACATCTCGGTTATCAATCTCTTTGAGCTGAGTTGGATCATCCTACTTGGCCTCACGATCGCAACAGCTAGCAGCTTATTTCTGCTGATTCAAAAATATACGGCAACATTGAATTATTTGCCCATTTGGCTGCGCTTTTTCGTTGCCGGCTGTTTCACCGGCGGTTGTGCCTTGTTGGTGCCAGAAATTCTCGGCATCAGCTACGACAGCCTAAATAATGCTATCAACGGCCATCTTGTCTGGCAGAGCTTAGTAATGATTGCACTATTCAAACTCGCCACCGCTGCCGTCACCACCGCCGTTGGCATGCCGGTCGGCATCATCGGCCCCAGCCTGGTCATCGGCGGCTGTATCGGCAGTCTGTTTGGGTTGGCTGTTGAGGCCTTGTACCCTGGCGAACATGCCATCGAACTCTATGCCATTCTTGGCATGGGCGCGATGATGGCTGCCTTATTAAATGCCCCCCTCGCGGCATTGATGGCACTATTAGAATTGACCTTTAACGCCCACATTTTATTCCCGGCAATGCTGGTTATTGTTATCGCCAACATTTGCCACCGAGAGATATTTAAACAGCCATCGGCACCCTACAATGCACTCAATCAGCACGGGGTGGTTTTACGCCGCGACCCGATCAGTAAATCGCTGGCCAGAGTCGGCGTCAGCGCCTATATGTCGGAATCTATTATTGTGCTCGATAAAAGCATATCCTGCGCCAGGTTTAATCAGGTGATAACCGATTACCAATACATCATCTTCGATGACAGCCATGTGCTATCAACCGCCGCCCTTCAGCCGGTTGTCGCCGACAACGGCCTCTGCATCAATCTCGACCGTTTACACCAGCGACAAAAGGCCTCTCAGCTCGATGACCGTGCCAGCTTACTCAGAGCGCGTGATGGCATGACTCAAAGCACTACCAATGCCACAGTCATTATCAGCGAAGGTCTTGCCATTGGCGTGTTAACACTGGCACATATCGAAACTTTTCTTCTCACCCCTCCATCACAGGATTACCGCTAA
- the hemJ gene encoding protoporphyrinogen oxidase HemJ, whose translation MLWVKAFHIFFMVAWFAGIFYLPRLFVNHAMVEAQDTKNQLKLMERKLYRFITPFMILTIVFGLWLLSFNLDYYLHSTWMHAKLTLIVLLVIYHFWCGRIVQQFAEEQNQRSHVFFRVFNELPVFILLGAIILVVVRPF comes from the coding sequence ATGTTATGGGTCAAAGCCTTTCATATCTTCTTCATGGTCGCTTGGTTTGCCGGTATTTTTTACCTGCCACGGCTGTTCGTTAACCACGCGATGGTAGAAGCACAGGACACCAAGAACCAACTCAAATTAATGGAGCGAAAGCTGTATCGTTTCATCACTCCGTTCATGATTCTCACTATTGTCTTCGGCTTGTGGTTGCTTAGTTTCAACCTCGATTATTATCTACACTCGACATGGATGCACGCCAAGCTGACACTGATTGTGCTTTTAGTGATTTATCATTTTTGGTGCGGCAGGATTGTGCAACAGTTTGCTGAGGAGCAAAACCAGCGCAGCCATGTGTTCTTTAGGGTCTTTAATGAACTGCCGGTATTTATTTTATTGGGGGCAATTATTCTCGTCGTTGTCAGACCGTTTTAG
- the hemL gene encoding glutamate-1-semialdehyde 2,1-aminomutase, with protein sequence MSKSEQLFQRAQQHIPGGVNSPVRAFKAVGGSPVFFERAEGAFLFDSDGKRYIDYVQSWGPMIAGHSNAEVLKAVVDTAQSGLSFGAPTELEIDMAERLCNLMPGMDMVRMVNSGTEATMSAIRLARGYTGRDKIVKFEGCYHGHSDSLLVKAGSGALTMGVPSSPGVPAALADHTVTLTYNDIEGVRQAFAEIGDQVACIIVEPVAGNMNCIPPIPGFLQCLREVCDQYGSVFIIDEVMTGFRVSHTGAQGHYGVEADLTTLGKVIGGGMPVGAFGGKRAIMEHIAPLGPVYQAGTLSGNPVAMAAGLAMLDIISADNFYPPIIEATTRLVEGIRAEAKKAGIALTTNHVGTMFGIFFTEEETITNYQQVMNCDIERFNRFFHLMLEQGVYLAPASYEAGFVSACHCDNLIDKTIAAAAKAFAQL encoded by the coding sequence ATGTCTAAATCAGAGCAACTATTTCAGCGCGCCCAGCAACATATCCCTGGCGGCGTCAATTCACCGGTTCGCGCTTTTAAGGCCGTTGGCGGCAGCCCAGTTTTCTTTGAACGGGCGGAAGGTGCTTTTCTTTTCGACTCTGACGGCAAGCGCTATATCGATTACGTGCAATCTTGGGGGCCGATGATTGCCGGCCACTCGAACGCCGAAGTACTCAAGGCCGTGGTCGACACCGCACAGTCTGGCCTCAGTTTCGGTGCCCCCACTGAACTTGAAATCGACATGGCCGAACGACTCTGTAACCTGATGCCCGGCATGGATATGGTGCGCATGGTCAACTCTGGCACCGAGGCGACAATGAGCGCCATCCGATTGGCCCGGGGCTATACTGGTCGCGATAAAATCGTCAAGTTCGAAGGCTGCTACCACGGCCACTCAGACTCACTGCTGGTCAAAGCCGGGTCTGGCGCGCTGACCATGGGCGTCCCCAGCTCTCCGGGTGTGCCGGCAGCACTGGCCGACCATACCGTGACACTGACTTACAATGACATCGAAGGTGTGCGCCAGGCCTTTGCCGAGATAGGCGATCAAGTGGCCTGTATTATTGTCGAACCTGTCGCCGGCAACATGAATTGCATTCCACCCATCCCTGGCTTTTTGCAATGCCTGCGTGAGGTCTGCGATCAATATGGCAGTGTCTTCATCATCGACGAGGTAATGACCGGTTTCCGTGTCAGCCATACTGGCGCCCAGGGACACTATGGTGTTGAGGCCGACTTAACCACACTCGGCAAAGTTATCGGTGGTGGCATGCCGGTTGGCGCCTTCGGTGGTAAACGCGCCATCATGGAACATATTGCACCGCTGGGCCCGGTCTATCAGGCAGGCACTCTATCGGGTAACCCGGTTGCCATGGCCGCTGGTTTAGCGATGCTGGATATTATCAGTGCCGACAATTTCTACCCGCCAATTATTGAGGCCACTACTCGCCTTGTCGAAGGCATCAGAGCCGAGGCTAAGAAAGCAGGCATTGCTCTGACCACCAATCACGTCGGCACCATGTTCGGCATCTTCTTCACCGAAGAAGAAACTATTACTAATTACCAGCAGGTGATGAACTGCGATATCGAGCGTTTTAATCGCTTCTTCCACCTGATGCTTGAACAAGGGGTTTACCTGGCCCCGGCAAGCTACGAGGCAGGTTTTGTCAGCGCCTGTCACTGTGATAATTTAATTGATAAAACAATTGCCGCTGCCGCCAAGGCTTTCGCACAACTATAA
- a CDS encoding DUF6776 family protein, translated as MSKLSQDIPLVIHYQRQQLILLVIGIVVLLGLIVGASYWAGYNIGFDTKDETTASLVALRSEFQNTTKELSDSQQLLANARADNNVLQLAQQSIREDLNSYRQTIDMLQQDLQFYRSAIDPGDDNGLSVYDLEVVGTEDPLSFHYNIVFVQRVMRHSLLNGVLQLKIVGSQNGRVVELELKEVSDTVDSTDIKLRFKYFQNIVGELTLPEGFEPKELHLTARSIGRASKTIDMTYAWEIKEST; from the coding sequence ATGTCGAAGCTATCGCAAGATATACCACTGGTCATTCACTACCAGCGCCAGCAGTTGATTCTGTTGGTGATCGGTATTGTTGTGTTGCTCGGTCTGATAGTGGGCGCTAGTTACTGGGCTGGCTACAACATTGGCTTTGATACCAAGGATGAGACCACAGCCTCTCTGGTGGCATTGCGCAGTGAATTTCAGAACACGACAAAAGAGCTGAGCGATAGTCAGCAGTTGTTGGCCAATGCGCGGGCCGATAATAATGTGTTGCAGTTGGCTCAGCAGTCGATCAGAGAAGACTTAAACAGCTATCGCCAGACTATCGATATGCTGCAGCAAGACCTACAGTTTTACCGCAGCGCGATTGATCCCGGTGATGACAACGGCCTCTCCGTTTATGATCTCGAGGTAGTGGGCACTGAAGATCCACTGAGCTTCCATTACAATATTGTCTTTGTGCAACGAGTGATGCGTCACAGTTTATTGAATGGCGTCTTGCAGTTGAAGATCGTTGGCTCGCAAAATGGCCGTGTTGTAGAGCTCGAGCTTAAAGAGGTGAGCGATACTGTCGACAGTACAGACATTAAACTTCGCTTTAAGTATTTTCAGAACATTGTCGGTGAGTTGACGCTGCCTGAAGGCTTTGAGCCGAAAGAATTACACTTAACAGCAAGGTCGATTGGGCGTGCCTCTAAAACAATCGATATGACTTATGCTTGGGAAATTAAAGAGAGCACTTAA
- a CDS encoding peptidoglycan DD-metalloendopeptidase family protein gives MTNIQRGATRTPNPPIHTPRSKKPYLLFGCLLALGIGVTTILTNFEQSQPGRSQITLDLNKTPDSNIAEPAAARQDSDSHALPKPAAIAAEQWTDVTVASGDNLSLIFSRAGLSATEVHRFVTGNDDAKLLRNIYPGEILSFQIDNEKKLQKLKYQKNKLETVQFFNVDNSFTSDTITRTPDVIVKQAHATINNSLFLAGIDAGLSQNTIMELANVFGGVMDFALDPRKGDSFTVLYEQLYLDGEPFSTGKILAAQYTNVGEVFQAYYFKDSKGDTGYFNEKGVSMRKAFLRSPVDFTRISSNFNPNRLHPVFKTKRPHRGIDYAAATGTPVYASGAGRVTASGYTKANGNYVVIQHGEAYVTKYLHLNKRNVKKGQRVKQKQIIGTVGSTGYATGPHLHYEFLVNGVHRNPRTIVNKLPKAKSIAKGEMENFTLQTAQIVRQLDMIAAQYHGDTFADRSLDENNTGG, from the coding sequence ATGACGAACATACAACGGGGCGCGACCCGCACCCCCAACCCGCCTATTCACACACCTAGAAGCAAAAAGCCCTACCTTCTTTTCGGCTGCCTGCTTGCGCTAGGTATCGGCGTTACAACAATTTTAACCAATTTTGAACAGAGCCAACCTGGGCGTTCACAGATTACGTTGGACCTCAACAAAACCCCAGACAGTAATATCGCCGAACCTGCAGCAGCACGCCAAGACAGCGACAGCCATGCCTTACCGAAGCCCGCCGCTATTGCTGCCGAGCAATGGACTGACGTCACTGTCGCCAGCGGGGATAATTTATCACTGATATTTTCCCGCGCCGGTCTCAGCGCGACAGAAGTTCATCGCTTTGTCACCGGTAATGACGACGCTAAACTATTGCGCAATATTTACCCTGGCGAGATTCTATCCTTTCAAATTGATAATGAAAAAAAGCTCCAGAAACTCAAGTACCAAAAAAACAAGCTTGAGACTGTACAATTCTTTAATGTCGACAACAGCTTTACCAGCGATACGATTACTCGAACACCTGACGTCATTGTGAAGCAAGCCCACGCGACCATCAATAACAGCCTGTTTCTAGCAGGGATTGACGCGGGTCTATCGCAAAATACTATTATGGAATTGGCCAATGTGTTTGGCGGCGTAATGGACTTTGCCCTAGATCCCCGCAAAGGCGATAGCTTCACCGTGCTATATGAGCAACTGTATCTCGATGGCGAACCATTTTCCACCGGAAAAATCCTTGCCGCTCAATACACTAATGTCGGTGAAGTGTTCCAGGCTTATTATTTCAAGGACAGCAAGGGAGACACGGGCTACTTTAACGAGAAAGGCGTTAGTATGCGCAAAGCCTTTCTGCGATCCCCAGTTGACTTCACACGAATTAGTTCCAATTTCAACCCCAACAGACTACACCCGGTGTTCAAGACTAAACGCCCCCACCGCGGCATCGATTATGCCGCCGCCACTGGCACCCCCGTCTACGCGTCAGGAGCCGGGCGCGTAACAGCCTCAGGGTACACTAAAGCCAATGGTAATTATGTGGTCATCCAACACGGCGAAGCTTATGTCACCAAATACCTTCACCTCAATAAGCGTAACGTCAAAAAGGGTCAACGGGTTAAACAGAAGCAGATTATTGGCACTGTCGGCTCGACAGGCTATGCCACCGGCCCTCACCTGCATTATGAATTTCTTGTCAACGGCGTGCACCGCAACCCTCGCACAATTGTGAACAAACTGCCAAAGGCTAAATCTATCGCCAAAGGCGAGATGGAGAACTTCACCTTACAAACCGCTCAGATTGTTCGTCAACTCGACATGATTGCAGCCCAATATCATGGCGACACCTTTGCGGATCGCAGTCTCGATGAGAACAACACCGGTGGCTGA
- the thiD gene encoding bifunctional hydroxymethylpyrimidine kinase/phosphomethylpyrimidine kinase, translating to MPSLDTQTPVVVSFSQLDPSGADGLQADIETLASLGVHCCPINTSASIQDSKALQHNEAAETTVIIEQARAILEDMPVKAFKIGWCGSIKNMEAIHTILIDYPEIPVILDPGLNIAKLAGGDKFITAIRALLLPLADIIVLNSSEARQLAPDADGLKACACEILTFGGEHVLITDGKNQKDTVTGHLFNIHGLLKEYPQERINQDFHGAGSTLSASISAYISHDFSLFETLQQAHKYTRECLTHGRRIGMGKWQPNRLYWAE from the coding sequence ATGCCATCACTGGACACCCAAACACCTGTCGTTGTGAGCTTCTCTCAATTAGACCCCTCGGGTGCAGATGGCCTGCAGGCTGACATCGAGACCCTGGCCAGCCTCGGCGTTCATTGCTGTCCGATCAATACCTCAGCATCTATCCAGGACAGCAAGGCACTGCAACATAATGAGGCCGCCGAGACCACTGTTATTATTGAGCAGGCCCGCGCCATACTCGAAGACATGCCGGTTAAGGCGTTTAAAATAGGCTGGTGTGGCAGCATTAAAAATATGGAGGCCATCCATACCATTCTCATCGACTACCCCGAGATTCCGGTGATTCTCGACCCCGGCTTAAATATCGCCAAGCTGGCCGGCGGCGATAAGTTTATTACCGCTATTCGTGCCCTGCTCTTACCCTTGGCTGACATTATTGTGCTCAATAGTTCAGAGGCAAGACAACTTGCCCCGGATGCCGATGGGTTAAAGGCCTGCGCCTGTGAAATTCTCACCTTCGGTGGAGAGCATGTATTGATCACCGATGGAAAAAATCAAAAAGACACTGTGACCGGGCATCTTTTCAACATTCACGGCCTGCTCAAAGAGTATCCCCAGGAGCGTATCAATCAAGATTTCCACGGTGCTGGCAGCACTTTGTCCGCCAGTATCTCTGCCTATATCAGCCATGACTTCTCTCTGTTTGAAACATTGCAACAGGCGCATAAATATACCCGTGAGTGCCTGACTCACGGCCGCCGTATTGGTATGGGCAAATGGCAGCCCAACCGACTTTATTGGGCGGAGTAG
- a CDS encoding TIGR04219 family outer membrane beta-barrel protein, whose protein sequence is MKKIAIASLLAAAASSQVQADTIGIYAGAYAWQPSVSDSTEVGDLGFDFDADDNATSYYIALEHPIPIIPNARIQRTDVTADNKYSVGELDLSHTDATLYYEVLDNWVHLDLGLTARVFDGQIKNGISNVAIDDTVPMVYGNVMIELPLDFYAGVYGNATNLNDYQVYDFTARVGWEAILGLGIEAGYRTFNAQIDGLSKNASVDTTFKGPFAGLSYHF, encoded by the coding sequence ATGAAAAAAATTGCAATCGCCAGTCTGCTCGCCGCCGCGGCCAGCAGCCAAGTTCAAGCCGATACCATCGGTATTTATGCCGGCGCATACGCCTGGCAGCCCTCGGTTTCAGACAGCACTGAAGTTGGAGATCTTGGCTTCGACTTTGATGCCGACGACAACGCCACCTCATACTACATTGCTCTCGAGCACCCGATTCCCATTATTCCAAACGCCCGCATTCAACGTACAGATGTCACCGCCGATAACAAATACAGCGTTGGCGAACTGGATTTAAGCCACACCGATGCAACACTTTACTATGAAGTGCTGGATAACTGGGTGCACTTGGATTTGGGTTTAACCGCCCGCGTTTTCGATGGCCAGATTAAGAACGGCATCAGCAACGTTGCCATCGATGACACCGTGCCGATGGTATACGGTAATGTGATGATCGAGTTACCGCTGGATTTCTATGCCGGCGTCTACGGTAATGCCACCAACCTCAATGACTATCAAGTATACGACTTCACCGCCCGTGTCGGCTGGGAAGCAATTCTTGGTCTCGGTATCGAAGCAGGCTACCGTACCTTCAATGCCCAAATCGATGGTCTGAGCAAAAACGCCAGTGTCGATACAACCTTCAAAGGCCCTTTTGCGGGTCTGTCGTACCACTTCTAA
- a CDS encoding bactofilin family protein, translating into MFGNKKKTNFANATTLIARGTSLQGDIHFEGTLEIEGTIKGNITADPDSGASVRILEQGVVTGDLNVPSAIVNGKVIGNLYSNQHLELASQAIIDGSVHYNVIEMAKGAQVNGNLLHSGAVEIKAIEHLEEAKGE; encoded by the coding sequence ATGTTCGGAAATAAGAAAAAGACAAACTTTGCAAATGCCACCACGCTGATCGCCAGGGGCACATCGTTGCAAGGTGATATTCATTTTGAAGGTACACTTGAAATAGAGGGTACGATTAAAGGTAACATCACCGCCGACCCAGATTCTGGTGCCTCGGTTCGAATATTAGAACAGGGGGTGGTGACCGGTGATCTCAACGTGCCATCCGCTATAGTGAACGGTAAGGTCATAGGCAACCTCTACAGTAACCAACATCTCGAGCTTGCCAGTCAGGCGATTATCGACGGTTCTGTTCATTATAATGTGATAGAAATGGCCAAGGGAGCCCAGGTTAACGGTAATTTGCTGCACTCAGGCGCAGTAGAAATTAAAGCTATAGAGCATTTGGAAGAAGCAAAGGGAGAGTAA